The genomic window TCTACATGGCTGTAGATGGAGTGGCTCCTCGCGCAAAGATGAATCAACAACGAGCTCGAAGATTTAGAACGGCATTAGATGTCGAGAATGCCAGAGAAAAGGCAatcaaagaaggaaaggaaatgcCAAAAGAGGATGCGTTTGACAGCAATTCAATTACGCCAGGTAAGCCGTTCGGCAAATACAATGTTACAAAGCTAATTATTTAGGCACGGAGTTTATGCAAAAGTTGACCCTTCAACTGAAATATTTTATCGCAAAGAAGATCTCAGAGGATGTGGATTGGCAAGGAACCGAGATTGTGCTCTCAGGGCATGAGGTTCCAGGTGAGGGAGAGCACAAAATTATGGAGTACATTCGCCTCAAGAAAGCACAACCAGATTACGATCCTAATAGACGCCATTGTCTTTATGGCCTGGATGCGGACTTGATTATGTTGGGATTGTTAAGTCATGACCCTCATTTCTGCCTCCTTCGCGAAGAGGTTACTTTTGGTAGGCAGAGTAAAGCCAAGTCTAAGGAGTTGGaacatcaaaatttctatttgatgCATCTATGCATTGTTAGAGAGTATttagaattggaatttcaGGAGTTAAAGGAAGATGGTGTTCTAGGGTTTCCGTTCGATCTTGAGCGCGTTATTGATGATTTCATCCTCATGGCGTTCTTTGTTGGCAACGATTTCCTACCAAATCTTCCGAATTTACACATTAACGAGGGAGCATTGGCGTTGATGTTCAAGGTATACAAGACTATTCTGCCTAAAGGTGGTGGATATATCAATGAGGGGGGAGTTATTAACATGAGTCGACTGGCAATCTTGCTTGAGGAGTTGTCTCATGTTGAGTACAGATTTTTCGAATCTGAGAGTTCGGACTCATCATGGTTCAAGGCTAAACAAATGTCAAAGGAGGACGTCATGGTAAAAGGTAAAAACAAGGGCAAGCTTGTTATGACCACGGCACAGCAGCAAATATGGAAACAAGTCAAATCCTATGTTCAAAAGAGAGGTTCAGAAGCACTGGATTTATCCGACAAGCTTCCCGCAGCAGATAGAAAATTTGCGCAGGACCTAGCAGACAGTCTGCACCTAGAATGGAAGACGGTACAGAACGATGATGGCGAACGTCACATGCAACTCTCTTTCCCTGCAAAGCTCGGTgccgatgatgaagaagatgatgatgaagaggaagaatctCAACTTGCCATTATGCGAATTGTCAAACAATACGACAAAGCAGAAGTTCTTGACGTTTCTAAAGAACAAGCACAAGCCGAGATGGAACGCAAATATGAAGAGAAGTTTCAAGAGTGGAAGGACAAATATTATGAGGGCAAATTTGAATGGGATCGAAAGAACGAAATTGAGTTGACGAAACTATGCGAGAATTACGTCCAGGGTTTGCAGTGGGTTCTTTACTACTACTATCGTGGTGTCGTGTCGTGGCCGTGGTATTACCAATACCACTACTCGCCGATGATTTCTGGTAAGTTATCTTTCTGGAACTTTTTATTGCTAAGCTAACAATATCATCAGATGTCATAAAAGGACTCAAAGCTGATGTCAATTTCAAGCTTGGTCAgccattccatccattcgaGCAACTTATGGGTGTGCTACCGGATCGTAGTAAGAAGATTGTACCCACTGTGTATCACGATCTCATGACAAACCCCGCTTCTCCTATCATTGACTTCTACCCTCGAGACTTTGAGCTAGATATGAAcggaaagaagatggagtGGGAAGCTGTGGTCAAGATTCCATTCATCGACGAAAAGCGATTATTGGATGCCATGGCTACGAAGAACAATTTATTGAGTGATGCCGAGAAGTTCAGGAATGAATTTGGAGTCTCCTTGAAGTTCACTTATGACCCAGATGTCGATTTCATCTATCCGTCTTCATTGACGGGCATCTTTCCAGACATTCCCCACTGCCACTGCGTGGAGAACATTTTCGACTTGCCGACAATTGAGGGTTTGGATTTTTACCATGGTCTCATGGATGGAGCCAAGCTTGGGTCTGCATCTCTAGCTGGATTCCCAAGTTTAGGCTACCTTCCATACAACGCAACGTTGGGCTTCCATGGGGTCAACGTTTTCCAGTCAGACAGCCGTAATGAAAGTATGGTTGTtacaattgaagattgtgaGATTCGTACCAATGTCAAGACAGCGCAACAAAAACTTGGTAAAAGAGTATTTGTTGGCTATCCTTTCTTACAGGAAGGTAAAGTTGTCAAAGTTTCTGACGAATTGTTTGACTACCTACCCTCCGAAGATGCCAGTGGTCAACCCATTACTAGACCCCACGGACCTCGCGAGATTGATGACTTCCGCAAGAAAGCAGAGAGAATAGAAAGCACCTATAGCAAGCGCCTTGGTATTATCATTGGACCAGTAGAGTCTCTAACTCATGTGGAGATGCTGAAAGGCTTGaaaaagatggatgatggtgCGACCATCAAAGAATATGCTGTTATACCTGGCCAGGACACAGACTACGCTTCGCAAGTTGTAGTGGATGAAGTGACCAGTGAAGATCAGCGATTCCTAGAGAAAGCGGCTTTACCTGTGGAAGAAGAGTTTCCTGTTGATGATAGAATATTTTTCCTTGGAGACTTCAACTATGGCCGCCCAGGACTGGTTGAAGGTCACATGGATcacaaacttcaaatatCATTGTCAACGATcaaagggaaagaagtgGAGTTTGGTAGAAACATTGTCCACGACTCCAAGAACGCTACTCAGTATACACCGTCCTTTGCAGTGGCTAAAATGCTAGGGTTGCACCCTTTGGTACTCAGCAAGATTACTTCATCCTTCCAAGTCTCTGCCGTGGGCCAACTCCGCGTCAACTTGGGACTAAATCTTAAATTTGAGGGCAAGAAACTCAAAGTTCTGGGTTATTCTCGACGAGCTGATAATGGATGGGAGTTTAGCAATAAAGCCATCGAACTCATCAGCACGTACATGACAAAATTTCCTCATTTCTTTGCTGGCATTCAAAGAAAGCCTCAAGGAAACGATTATGAGGAGTCCGACTTTCCTGGTGCTAGTATCAAAGAGATTGTGGCATGGCTTAAAACCATCGAAtccaagaattttgaaaaggtGCCTCTAGATGCTGAGCAGCTTGACTCCGATACCGTAATGGCCATTGAACAAGCAGCCCAGCACGCTTTGGTGAATGGCCCTCAACCTCAACGAACAACCCTAAAGGCTGTTCCACGTGGTGCCCTCTTAAAACCATCTGATGCTGAACATCGTTGCGGCAACCAGAAATTTGCTTTGGGCGATCGTGTTGTTTATGTTGCAGATTCAGGCCGTGTTCCCATTGCCACACGTGGTACTGTGGTAGGAATCTCTCGTACTCCACGCACCACTCTCCTCGATGTTTTGTTCGACGTTACTTTCATGAGTGGCACAACTCTTGGAGAGAGATGCTCCCCGTTCCGTGGATCCACCGTACCAATTGCTAGTGTACTAAATCTTACCAACAAGCAATTGATTGCAGGTTCTAGAGCTGCTGCCGAGAAACGACCTGCTCCAACTAGCACGCCTTTGACAGCAAATGGCGGCTATGGTTATGGACGAGGTCAGCAATATAGAGAATCTGGaccacctcctccacttCGGGGCTCTTTCCGTGGTGCTGTTTCAGGCCAACGTGGAAATTTCACACCCCGTGGTGGACGTGGACGTGGTGGGTTCACTAATGGGAATACAAACGGAAATTCTGGTGATAATGCTACTCCGGCTATTCATAGCAGCATGGTTATTCGAGACACGACACCCGTAAATACGACCGGAAATGCCAATGGCACCCGAGGCCGTGGAAATGCATTTGCAGCTGCTAGGGGTGGCAGCCCTGCCGCCGGTAACGTGGCATACAACAATGTTCCTCCTCCATCGACGTTAGAATCACGGGGCAGAGGTAGAGGCCGAGGTGGTAGAGGTCGCGGTGCTTCGAGAGGTCGAGGTGGtaatccacatccaccacaAGCTTAGATTTGCGATTTTTTGGCTcttgactttttttttcactgGTACTTCTGGAAAAGAATGGCGATATTGGGATGGCATAGGATTTTTACGATGTTACATGGCTTAATATATCATGGAAAAAATGGAAACGAGTGGTCCATTTTTTGGTCGGTATTTTTACGAGACTAGATTAACGATTTCACGAGTGGGATGGTTATGATTTGCTTGTATTGTCACTATGCATGCTTTGATCGGATATATCAGACATAGGAGATGGTCAATGGACTTCAAATGCAACAAGCGCGCAGCAACAGCCAATTATCTTGGTATGTTTAGGGGAAGATACGAATTAGTggtatggaatggaatgaatgatattgaatcgAGAGAAAACATTTAGATATACACAGAATCAAGTCTTTGAAATCTACCATGTATTGCTAACTATATGGCGTGAATGTTTAAGGGTTTGTTCTCTTATTGTTCCACTCAGTGAGACATAGTAGTTAATTGTGAAAGAGTGTTAACATGTTCATGAAGTTGAAGATCAGATTTGAACGAGGGCCGTCTTAACCACCAGTGATAATCGGTCACAAATGGTTTTAAGCCATTTTACAATCATACGATCGAACAATCCCTAATAATCGCTAATATACAAAACCTCCTCGAGTGTATCAAGGAGACCgaggtatctatctacaatTCCGTTGCTCCTTTCTCATTTCGTTCATTCGCTTCATTTCGCCACTTTCTCCGTTGAATAAAATAGGGAAGAGTTACAAGGTGATGGTTGGTTATTAAGAGCTTTCTCGTTCCAATAAAACTAGGATTTTGACTTTTAGCTATTCACATTTCCGCTATTGTTCCCGTTCccattctcattcccattTTCTGCCACCGGCTGCGTTACTCCCGTAGGGGTAGTGACCTGGGTATCAGGAGGTGATGTAGTCGCTGGCAAAGCCGAAGATGAGTTCCTTGGAACATTCTTGTCTTGTACGACTTTAATGATATAATCACCTGCATCATTTGCGCCATCAAGACCTCCTATACGCGTCTTGAAGTATTGCGCATCGCGAAgcattctattttattattagtcGCTTGCATATCAGAGcaggaaaggaaattgaCATACCGTGCCTTAGCATCTTCACTTCCCAGAACCACATCCCCGAAAGCCTTCCCCAATTGCTCTCTGAAACTCTTGAACACCAGTTCCATAATCATATTCACAGTCATGTCAGGCAGATGCTTATTCAAGACTTTATGCAACGTAAGCGTCTCTTTCGTCATCGTTTCCATATATGTATTGATAGAAGCAGCCCGAGTCGCGTCATcccaatcaatcatcttcatACTTTTAATATGGGCAGTTGCTCTTCCAGACATGATGCTGAGGAACTTATCGTAGATCAGCTGTTGATGTTCAAGATACGAGCGGCGGATCTTGTCAAACTCGCCCATAAGAACAGAAACTGAAGAGCCCGTTCCAGCATTACGCCGGACGTATTCGCGGATGTACGGAATGAGAACAGATATAAAAGAAGTGGCCTGAGCGGCGAGGGCGAGATGTTTGGTAGTTATATTCTTAAGGCCTGCGGTGGTGGTAGCCCCGGCACCAAGGATTAGTTGCTGTACGCGGGAATTGAATAAAGTTAGGTAGGAGAGTATCGATGTAGCGATCTCGGAGGTCATGGATGGAATGCCAGTATTAAGGTGAAGAAGTGTGGCGAGACCGTGGAGACAAAGAATTGCAGATATGGGGAGGATATATGATTGATCATCAACAACTGCTGAACGAGTTTGGGCTTTGCTAGGTGTAGAGGTAGAATTTGGTGTCGATGTTCCGTTTTTTTGGTTACCATTTGATGGGGGAGTGAGTAAAGTTTGAGTTTCGAGAGGTGAATCAGTACAAGACTGCCATACTTTGCTACCAGAGCTCCAGGCTTCGACATCCTGCGTACTTGCGGAAAGTATTCTAGACAAAAGTTCCTTATCTTCATCAGTGAAATCTTTGGCATTCCAAGGATCTGCTTCCATGCCTGTGGCAAGACTTTGCCGCTCTGATTCGCCTAATTGTTGGACGTAATCTTTGATGTGACCGTTGACCACATTTTTCAGGGATGTTCCACTTCTACCCGATACAGCTTCGCATTCATTTGCGAAAAGTAAGTTCAGTGTGAAATATCTTAGAAATCTTTCAACCGAGAGATGGGTGCTTTGTTCTGTCCTCACTCTCAGAACCTTCACTATCTTATCTTGAGCAATATCGACGGCTTGCCCGAGAAGATTAGACATGTCCAACGTCTGGTGCATTTCTTCCTGCAACTCTCTACCAGAATTGCCCCTTAGGCTGGGGCTCATTCTGGCATTAATTGACCCTATAACCGGGCTTCTTGGTGGCGACTTCACTCCCCCGGGAGTGTCAGGGTCCCCAAGAGTACTAGTGACATCTAAAAGTACCTTCACTTGAGTTCCTAGCCTTCTTAAAGTCTCACCAACTTGGATATAGGTTTTCTTTAGGAGTTCTTCAGCATCATCTGGATCCAGTGAACGTAAATTGCGAGCTAATATCATAGACTTCTCTTGTTGGTTTTTTTGCCTGGCACCTCCAACTGTAGATGCCGACATCATAGAATCGGTATCGTCATCATTAGAACTAGGGAGGAAGCGTCGAATAATGTTTCGCACCTCTCGCAACACGGCCTCTCTGAACGCAGAAGTTGCAACTGAAGTACATTTTGCCCTATACAGGCCGCCTAGGGTCGATAACAATTCTGTCCGAAATTGGTCAGAAACTGTAAGATATGTGGGCTGTTGCGACGATGTTTCGCGACTATGATTGCCTCTTGATCTCAGAGATGCATTGCTCCAACGCTGTAGTGTATCCTCGGCAGATACTGTATCGACATGTCGTCTGAGATCGCCAAGTAGGGCTTGGAGAAACCTAGACTCGAAGCTTTTACCAATCCGGAAGCGCAAAACATCCAAATCGTTATTCACCCCTTGCAAAGCAATGGCACCTCTCAAATCTCGGAGTTGTATCTTATGCTGACCCGGTTTGCTCAGCATCTCCTCACCTGCAATAAGTTTTTCCAGCGCGTCGATGGCGTCTAGTGCTTGCTCCACATCACCGTTCTCCACCATTGATTCACAACTCGCAACGGCATTTACTATTTGTTTTAGTTGCTGAACCGCATCGTTCAATTGCTTCAaattctctctccttctttgcAGATttacaatcttcaatccacCCACAgccatttcttcatctaactcttccaattcctttcTCAATGTTTTGATCCTCTCTACGGAAACTGCTGCTTCAGAATGAAGTTCTCTCAAAGATCCCAATGCCGCGAAAAAAGAAGTAGAGGCTGTAGATATCGAAGATATTAGATGCACCTCGATAGTGTCCATATACCATGACAACTTCTCCTGTAGAATAGCATTCGTAGCTAGTGCTTTCCTAGGGTTGATTGTAGAGCCATTGCTTGCTCGACGTTCATCGGGAGAGCCGGTAGTCGGCCGGATAACCTCTGAGCGTTCGCTGACAACGTCGAAAGTTCTAGGGTTTTCTAAGTGGAAGTCCTCCTCAAAATACACGCTGGGGACGGTGGAAATCGGAGTTGGTGCATGTATAGCTCTTCTTCCACTACTCGACTTTTTCCGTGTCGATGCCGAGGGAGTGTCCAGAGATGCAAGAGAAGCCAGAGAAGATTTCCTAGAAAGTTTCGGTGACCGCCCGTCAAAGTCTAGGATATCCGCAAAATCGTCCGCCTTGTTGCCTTTGCGTAACAATTGAGTtcccccctcttcctcattcTCTTTCGCTCTTTGTAATGCATCATAAGTTGCCCCTACCTGGGTTAAATACGACTTGAATTCCGAAGGGTCGATATGGGGTATGTTTGTGAGAGTTACTGGGGGTATATCTCGAGCCGTCGGAGGTTTGTGTGCACTCGATGCGGGGGCAGAAGTGTGGGGAATGAGACCAGTTCGAACGATCGGTGGTTGGAGTAAAGTAGATATAGCTTGAATTTGTTAGTTTCTTGGtttctccatccattctcGAAACATACCGTTCTGCCCGGATTCATTGAACCCGTGCCATTGTGAGACTGAATCCAATGTCCCCCCTATCGAGTGTATCGAGCTAGCTGTCGACCCGCGCCTTGGATAAAGTCTGCTACCGGAGGAACCTGGTCTGCCAGTCATCAGCATTTTGATCTCACTTGATTCTGAGCTGCGCAACAAACCTTGGGAAAGGATATTCATTCCGACCTCCAGGAGAAGTAGGGGAAAGATTCTCCACAGAAAACCGCGATGCCGGGGAATGATCCATGATTCTAATTATGTATTGATCACCATACAGCGAGCCTCAACCTCCCCCACAGCCGCGCAATCCCAATCTAAAATCGGCAACAACAGAAAAGCAGATTAAAAAGTGGCCAAGGGAAAGCCTTCCGTCAAACTACTTAATACAGGCCACGGAGGCGCATTCGTAAGCTATAGAATATGGTAGTCAACACGAATTTGTTGACAAGAGCAATCGTCATGGGGGTATCATTGCTGGTAAAAGGAAAGTTGAGAGAAAGACGGTATCGGAATTGTCATGTCGTAGAAGCGTACAAGTTGCATATTCATTAATTCATTGATTGTTCCATTTGTACCAAGATCCATTGACGATGTTTCCGTTCTTTCAGCCTTCCGTTGATACAACGATATTCATTGTTATCATTTGATTGGTCTGTCGGAATGGTGAGGCTGAGTCTCGAGGCTAGAGCTGGTGAGGGTTAAGATGTGGCTTCAAGCTGTGGCTAGTGAGCCATTCCATGCAAACACTTTACACGAATCGGTCGCGTTCGAAAAAGGAGAAACGCGTCTTATCAAAAACCTCAGGATCTGCCCACTTAGCAACAGCAGGACAACAGATCAAATATCAACACTGCCAATAGCCCCGcaatttcatattcaacaCCACAAAATTATACTGTCAATAATAAGATGGATCGTCAATCTGTATTTTCTCTGAGTGTGTTACCACCTGAATATGGCGACAATGAAGATACTAGAGGTCAAGTGCAATCTCAACTAGaacaatttattcttcaattccgCATTGACAACGCCTTCATCTACAGGTAGGGAAGCAATTCACTGTCTATGATACCCTACTAACAAGGCCATACAGAGATCAAATCCGAGAAAATGTTCTGTTAAAACAATACTTTTGCGACGTTGATGTTGGGCATCTGATATCCTTTAATGAAGAGCTTGCACACCGACTTGCGACAGAGCCTGCAGAGATTATACCCCTTGTAGCAAACCCCTACAAACTTTGCGCAAGCTATGTCTAACGCACACACAGTTCGAAAGCGCATTGAAGAGATGTACACATCGAATCGTATACCCCTCGGATAGAGATATTGTTCTCCCCGAACATCAACTCCTTCTTCACTCCACAGCTTCGGAGATTTCGATTCGAGACTTGGACGCCCTTGCCATATCCCGACTTGTACGAGTACCGGGTATCGTTATAGGAGCATCAGTACTATCATCGAAAGCAACAGCACTAAATATACAATGTCGGAATTGTCGCTCTACAAAGATATTACCAGTAAATGGCGGATTTTCTGGTGTTTCATTGCCCAGAATGTGCGATAGACAAAAGATGCCTGGAGATCCACCTTGTCCCATGGATCCATATGTGGTTGTTCATGAATCTTCTCAATTCGTTGATCAACAAATTATCAAGCTCCAGGAAGCTCCAGATCAGGTCCCAGTGGGAGAACTACCACGACATGTTCTTATTTCAACCGATAGATATTTGACGAACAGAGTGGTACCTGGTACAAGATGTATGATCACTGGCATATTCTCTATTTATCAAAACAAGAACACGAAAGGTTCTTCTACAACTTCGGCTGTTGCTATTAGAACTCCATACTTGAGGGCAGTTGGTATCCATAGCGATGTCGATCACACCGCGAAAGGGAATGCTGTGTTCtcggaagaggaagaacaagaattTCTCGAGATGTCACGCAGGCCAGATCTTTACAGTGTATTTGCATCCTGCATTGCCCCATCTATTTACGGCAACaacgatatcaaaaaagCGATAGCATGTCTCCTCTTAGGTGGATCCAAAAAGATTCTTCCTGACGGTATGAAACTCCGTGGTGACATTAACGTTCTTCTTCTCGGTGACCCTGGAACTGCCAAATCTCAACTGTTGAAATTCGTTGAAAAGGTCGCTCCAATCGCCATTTACACTTCTGGAAAAGGTTCTTCTGCCGCTGGTCTTACCGCCTCCGTTCAACGTGATCACTCAACTCGAGAATTCTACCTCGAAGGAGGAGCGATGGTCCTTGCAGATGGAGGTGTAGTATGTATCGATGAGTTCGACAAAATGCGCGATGAAGATCGAGTAGCCATTCACGAAGCTATGGAACAACAAACTATTTCGATAGCTAAAGCAGGTATCACTACAATCCTCAATGCACGAACTTCAGTTCTGGCTGCAGCCAATCCTATCTTTGGTCGTTATG from Botrytis cinerea B05.10 chromosome 15, complete sequence includes these protein-coding regions:
- the Bcvps54 gene encoding Bcvps54 encodes the protein MDHSPASRFSVENLSPTSPGGRNEYPFPRPGSSGSRLYPRRGSTASSIHSIGGTLDSVSQWHGFNESGQNAISTLLQPPIVRTGLIPHTSAPASSAHKPPTARDIPPVTLTNIPHIDPSEFKSYLTQVGATYDALQRAKENEEEGGTQLLRKGNKADDFADILDFDGRSPKLSRKSSLASLASLDTPSASTRKKSSSGRRAIHAPTPISTVPSVYFEEDFHLENPRTFDVVSERSEVIRPTTGSPDERRASNGSTINPRKALATNAILQEKLSWYMDTIEVHLISSISTASTSFFAALGSLRELHSEAAVSVERIKTLRKELEELDEEMAVGGLKIVNLQRRRENLKQLNDAVQQLKQIVNAVASCESMVENGDVEQALDAIDALEKLIAGEEMLSKPGQHKIQLRDLRGAIALQGVNNDLDVLRFRIGKSFESRFLQALLGDLRRHVDTVSAEDTLQRWSNASLRSRGNHSRETSSQQPTYLTVSDQFRTELLSTLGGLYRAKCTSVATSAFREAVLREVRNIIRRFLPSSNDDDTDSMMSASTVGGARQKNQQEKSMILARNLRSLDPDDAEELLKKTYIQVGETLRRLGTQVKVLLDVTSTLGDPDTPGGVKSPPRSPVIGSINARMSPSLRGNSGRELQEEMHQTLDMSNLLGQAVDIAQDKIVKVLRVRTEQSTHLSVERFLRYFTLNLLFANECEAVSGRSGTSLKNVVNGHIKDYVQQLGESERQSLATGMEADPWNAKDFTDEDKELLSRILSASTQDVEAWSSGSKVWQSCTDSPLETQTLLTPPSNGNQKNGTSTPNSTSTPSKAQTRSAVVDDQSYILPISAILCLHGLATLLHLNTGIPSMTSEIATSILSYLTLFNSRVQQLILGAGATTTAGLKNITTKHLALAAQATSFISVLIPYIREYVRRNAGTGSSVSVLMGEFDKIRRSYLEHQQLIYDKFLSIMSGRATAHIKSMKMIDWDDATRAASINTYMETMTKETLTLHKVLNKHLPDMTVNMIMELVFKSFREQLGKAFGDVVLGSEDAKARMLRDAQYFKTRIGGLDGANDAGDYIIKVVQDKNVPRNSSSALPATTSPPDTQVTTPTGVTQPVAENGNENGNGNNSGNVNS